A region of the Pricia mediterranea genome:
GCTTGGACTATAACCGAGCGCGATTGCGCAGCCTTCGATTGGCTCCCTCGTTGGTCTATCGATGGCCCTTGGGCGCCTCATTTAAGACCGGGGTTTCTTTCGAGACAATAGAAGTAGAGGAAACTCAAGGCCGGTTCATTAATCGTTCTAACGTTCCGAATGGGCGAACGGAGAGCAGTAACTTTTTGGGCATAGACGCACAATATGCCTACGCTAACGCCGATAATGAGACCTTTCCTACCTTGGGGATGGCAACTTCCCTAAAGCTCGGCTATAAAACGAATCTTGAAAATAGAAACAATTTCGGCTATGTCGTGCCGTCGTTTTCGTTGTACTATAAACTGATACCAAATGGCAGATTGGTGTTGGCCCCCACATGGAAGGCCCATTTCAACTTGGGGAACGGCTACGAATTTTATCAGGCCGCTGGTATCGGGGGTGATGAAGGGCTCCGGGGTTTTAGAAATCGACGATTTGTCGGCAAAAAAGCCTACTTTCAAAACACGGACCTCCGGTTCAGCCTGCGAAAGTTACGTACCGAACTCCTGCCGGTGACCCTGGGCGTTTACGGCGGTTTTGACTACGGAAGGGTCTGGATGCCAAATGAAAGCTCGAATGTTTGGCACACTTCTTACGGGGGAGGGGTCTTTCTTAACGGCGCCGATATTCTGTCGGCACGCATGGCGCTTTTTAATAGTGAAGAGGGATTTCGATTTTCGTTCGGATTGGGGTTTGGGTTTTAAGGGGCCAGTCAAACATTTAAATACAGCCTATGAATGTTAAAATGAGCTGAGAGGCCTGGCAGCGAACTGGGAACTTTATTCTTTAATTGGCATAAACACCTCCGCCTTCCATTCCAACTCGTTGCCGCCTAAATTGGGGTTGGTATGGAATATTTCCAAAGGCTTTTTTTCGATGGGGATGTTATTTTTTTCGGCGTAATCGATCAGGGCGTACCAGGCCCTGTCGGAGGTGATGTAATTTCCATTATAAACAGCTCTGACGACCGGTTTTTTTTCGAGCTCTCTATAGATGAGTCCCGAGCGTTGGGGGAGGCTATCCGTTTTTATCACGGGAAAACAAAAATTATAGGAAATACTGTCGGTTTCCATGTTCCAATCCGTTATTACGACCAAGGGCCTGCCATCGAGTTCGACCTTGTTTTCGACCATTAGACCACTGAGCACGCCATAGTACTCCATCATGCCTCCCGCTTTTTGCAACTGCGTTCCCTTGAGGGGAAAACAGGCGCAGTATTTAGAAGTTGTAACGGTTTTACCGGTAACCCTGACCTTGAAACTTTGGAGGTGTTCTTCTAAAACCTTCGCAAATTCTCTTACGGTTTTTTTTGTCCGTTTTTCGAAATCAGTCTCCGAAAACGGAATGGTCAAACGGTTGATAAAGCTATGGTCGTTATCAATAACATATGCCTTGACCTTGGTGAAGGAGTTGTTAAGCGATTCAAGCTTCCAGTGATAGAGATGGATTGAATCGTTGAACGGAATACGGAATTGGAGGTTTGAAAGGTCGCTTTGCTGTAATAGTTCAGCTCTGTCAAGTCGTTTTTCCCAAAATTTAAGGGTTTGGTTGATTGTGCCTGGAAGTGCTCTCGAATCAAACCGGACTACATAATCATGAGGTTTCAGGAAAAAATACCAGATTAGGACGCCCAAAATGACGGCCCCGAGAAAGAGGGCAACCTTCTTTTTCATGAATAGTTTCAGATTTTGTTAGCGGTTATCGGCCAAGTCGTTTTCCACCTTCATGTCCAAATTATCCACTACAAATTCCCCTAGGTCTCGACCTTGTTCTACCCCTACTTCAATGGCGACTCGGTAATGGATTCCTCCGTACATACGACTGATAGCTGCTTCGTCGGCGGCTTGGTTGAAGGAGTCGAAACTCCGGATCGGAAGTCCGAAGGGCACTTCCGTATCGTCATCAAAGGCAAAATTATCTCCGAAAATATCGGTCAGGGCGACAGCTGCCGCTCCCGAGACGACGGAATGCCCGCTGGTATATTCGGGGAAAGGCGGGGTTTGTAAAACGGGTTGCCAGCTGTCGTCGATATGCTGGTTGATCAAGGTCTCCGGGCGGATGAGGTTGCTCCGGTATTTTTCGTCCCAACAGCTGATAAAAGCATCGGCCATGGCGATAGAAGCCTTGGTGTAGGCGTAGAGCGTTCGACCAAAATCGCTGTCGGTATTTTTGGCGGCAATCTTGGTAATGCCCATCCAATGCGCGCCGGGGGTAATTTTTTTGGTAGCGAACATCAGGTGGCCGCGGGTCACGGATACATAGGGGTTGCAGTCCCAAAATTGGGCGATCTGTAGCTCTTCTGAGCTATCGCCCTCTGCGGTGATCCGCTGGCTGACGTCGTACACTTCCTTGAGTTCCTTATAAAAATCGGAACCTTCCTCCATGGAGAATTCCGGTGGGGGAGCGGGCTTGAACTGCTGTGCCGAATCGATGACGAACGGCCTGATCTTGTTCCAATGCGGTTCGATCCCGTCCATATAAGCGGGAGGCGTTGGCTGCCAACGTGTCGGGTCATCGGCATCGACGGTAAATTTCGGCATGGTACGGGTCTGGGCATAATTATCCTTATTCATCCATTCCCCGATATGGTCGGCCACTTCGAGACCGTAGTCCTTCGAGGCCTTGAACAAGGTCGGATTTTTACTCTCGTAGATGCCGTAGAGGCTATCGCGCAGGGCCTCCATCCGGTCTTCCGAAAAAATCAGGCGTTTGTTCATTTCCATATGGGCGACCAGTGCCGCAAGCTCGTAATTGATTGCTTTGGTGGAATCCGCTTCGGGTATCGGGGTGAGGTCCCGTACCTGACCGACCAAGGAACGATACTCGTCATTGTAGCGGGCGACGATCTCATAGGCCGCGATGTTCGGGTAGGCAAAAATACGGCTGGCTACCGGAGGCGAAAAAATATCGTGGACCATGATTTCGGTAACCTTGTCCACCGATGCGTGCAACTCATCTGGTGTTATGTCGATGGGTCCATCGTTTTGCTCGGTGCTGCACGCCCCAATTATCAAAACCATTGTTGCAATAATTACGATTTTCTTCATTATTCTTTCTTTAGTGCTTGAGCCGTCCGAACTTCTACCAAGGGTTTCCGATTTGAAATCCCAGATCTGGGTAATATCCGGTACACTTCAGCATTTGCGTTGTTGACGGTTACCAGCAAGTGCGGCTGACCCCTGTGCTCGAACACATCTAAATGTCGAATAGACTTTAGGCTGAGGTTCAGTCCGATACGTGAAGCCAAAATTACATTATTTTCCGCTTTAATCAAGGCCCCGGGAAAGGAATCGAAACGGCCTTGAAAGGGTTTTACCCCGAAATAGTTGCCGGCGACCAGTATTTCCTCCTGCCCGTCGC
Encoded here:
- a CDS encoding vanadium-dependent haloperoxidase; protein product: MKKIVIIATMVLIIGACSTEQNDGPIDITPDELHASVDKVTEIMVHDIFSPPVASRIFAYPNIAAYEIVARYNDEYRSLVGQVRDLTPIPEADSTKAINYELAALVAHMEMNKRLIFSEDRMEALRDSLYGIYESKNPTLFKASKDYGLEVADHIGEWMNKDNYAQTRTMPKFTVDADDPTRWQPTPPAYMDGIEPHWNKIRPFVIDSAQQFKPAPPPEFSMEEGSDFYKELKEVYDVSQRITAEGDSSEELQIAQFWDCNPYVSVTRGHLMFATKKITPGAHWMGITKIAAKNTDSDFGRTLYAYTKASIAMADAFISCWDEKYRSNLIRPETLINQHIDDSWQPVLQTPPFPEYTSGHSVVSGAAAVALTDIFGDNFAFDDDTEVPFGLPIRSFDSFNQAADEAAISRMYGGIHYRVAIEVGVEQGRDLGEFVVDNLDMKVENDLADNR
- a CDS encoding AraC family transcriptional regulator, producing MKKKVALFLGAVILGVLIWYFFLKPHDYVVRFDSRALPGTINQTLKFWEKRLDRAELLQQSDLSNLQFRIPFNDSIHLYHWKLESLNNSFTKVKAYVIDNDHSFINRLTIPFSETDFEKRTKKTVREFAKVLEEHLQSFKVRVTGKTVTTSKYCACFPLKGTQLQKAGGMMEYYGVLSGLMVENKVELDGRPLVVITDWNMETDSISYNFCFPVIKTDSLPQRSGLIYRELEKKPVVRAVYNGNYITSDRAWYALIDYAEKNNIPIEKKPLEIFHTNPNLGGNELEWKAEVFMPIKE